Proteins co-encoded in one Thamnophis elegans isolate rThaEle1 chromosome 1, rThaEle1.pri, whole genome shotgun sequence genomic window:
- the NKX2-8 gene encoding homeobox protein Nkx-2.8 gives MATLARGSFTVRSLLDLPEQEGGGGGGGGSEGQEPAESYAASPFRAWMETERSHYLSSDDSGAESRPRPAAASTRQAAREEDEEKLKKKRRVLFSKAQTLALERRFRQQRYLSAPEREQLAHLLRLTPTQVKIWFQNHRYKMKRAKGGERGGAGSGPPLMRRVVVPVLVRDGKACQSCTGAAPSRSPGGPQAAFNLPGYSPFPQTSSLGLFPAYQHLAPPSLVSWNWG, from the exons ATGGCCACCTTAGCCAGGGGCAGCTTCACCGTGCGGAGCCTCTTGGATTTACCTGAGcaagaaggcggcggcggcggcggcggcggcagcgagGGTCAAGAACCGGCAGAAAGCTACGCCGCCTCTCCCTTCCGAGCGTGGATGGAAACCGAAAGAAGCCACTATCTCT CATCGGACGACAGCGGCGCCGAGAGCCGACCGCGCCCGGCCGCCGCCTCGACCCGGCAGGCAGCGCGGGAGGAAGACGAGGAGAAGCTGAAGAAGAAGCGGCGGGTGCTCTTCTCCAAGGCGCAGACGCTGGCTCTGGAGCGGCGCTTCCGGCAGCAGCGCTACCTGTCGGCGCCGGAGCGGGAGCAGCTGGCGCACTTGCTCCGCCTGACGCCCACCCAGGTCAAGATCTGGTTCCAGAACCACCGCTACAAGATGAAGCGCGCCAAGGGCGGCGAGCGGGGCGGCGCGGGGAGCGGCCCGCCTCTCATGAGGCGGGTGGTAGTTCCGGTGCTGGTGCGGGATGGCAAGGCCTGTCAAAGCTGCACCGGCGCCGCCCCCTCGCGAAGCCCCGGCGGGCCCCAAGCGGCCTTCAACCTGCCGGGCTACTCGCCATTTCCGCAAACCTCCTCCCTGGGCCTTTTCCCCGCCTACCAGCACTTAGCGCCGCCTTCCTTGGTATCCTGGAACTGGGGCTGA